A stretch of DNA from Desulfonatronum thioautotrophicum:
GATGGTTGGTGAATACCAAACCGGAACCCACCTTCAGGAGTAATGCAACTGCGCATGGTCATAACTGTTGATTGCTGGCTATACATTCAAAATGCCATCCATACAGACGAACCTCAACCGGTTTCAGGAACGAAATCGAAATCGCTATCGAAATCGAACCCCACATGGCTACCTGTCTGTGTCGTTAAAGGGGCAGCCCCCCCCCTATTGAGAAATCAACGTAGGGCAGGTGACAAACCGCCCTGGTCGAACGTACATTACTTCGCCCGTTGCCGCTTTCAGCCCTCTGCTATGCATCCTTCTTCTTTCCTTTGTCCCTTGAATTAGGAGTAACGCGTGTCATCCAAAAAAAATATCTCTATGCCGGAAACATTCGGCTTGCCCACAGTGGGCGTGGAGACGCATGCCCATTTGGACTTTCCGGAATTCGCCGAAGACCTGGACCAGGTCGTGGCCCGGGCCCAGGCGGCCGGGGTTGTCTGGTTCGGCAATGTCTTTCTCTCGCCGTCGGCCTATCGGTTGCACCACAGGCGATTGGCGGCCATTCCGGGCATGTTTTTCACCCTGGGCATCCATCCCCACGAAGCGGCCACGCTGACAACGGAGATGTTGGCGGACATGGCCGCACTGTTTCAAGATGACCCTGGGCTGCGTGCTTTTGGCGAGATCGGGCTTGACTTCTATTGGGACCGCAGTCCCAGGGACGCCCAAGTTCGGGCGTTTCAGGATCAACTGGCTCTGGCCAGGGATCTGGATCTGCCGGTGGTCGTGCACAGCCGTGAAGCCGAGCCGGAAACTCTGGCCATCTTGCGGAACATGGGCTTCGCCGGCCGTCCCCTGCTCTGGCACTGTTTTGGTCAAGGTCGAGATCTGGCCGAAGCGGTTTTGACCAACGGCTGGCACATTTCCATTCCAGGTCCGGTGACCTTTCCCAAAAGCAGCGCCCTGCGTCAGGCCGTGCCCCATATTCCATTGTCCCGGATGGTTTTGGAAACCGACTGTCCCTTCCTGACACCGCACCCTTTCCGGGGCAAGCGCAATGAACCGGCCTATCTCTGCTACACGGCCCAGGCCGTTGCCGAACTGCGCAACCAATCCATTCACGAAGTCTGGTCGGCCTGCGGGGCAACGGCCCGCGCGTTTTTTCAACTGGCTACGTGATGTCAGGGGTGATACCAAGGTTCAGTTTTGCTCTTGCCCCGGAGTCATGGGGGTGTCCGCCCGGCCTAAAAACGTGATCCGTCGAATGTTCCCGGCCCTGATTTTCAGCTTGCCCCAGTCGGTCAACCCATAAAAAGGCAAGTCTGGGTCGGCCATGAACTCAGCAGTAGACTGGTTCCGAAACAGAACCCTGGCCAAGACGTGATTGTCCTGCAAAAACATCTGGACGTCGAGAATCTCGGCGAAATCCAGACTGATGTCCGCCTTGCCTGCCGTAACCGGCAACAATGTCAGGCCATTCATGGAAAAGTCACGCAAGGCGAAGGAAACATCTTCGGCGTCAACCAACTCCACGATAAATGATCGCTCAGGCCGAGGGATTGTGGTAATTGCCTCGGTATCGCCAAATCCCCCCATCCCCATGCTCAGCCAAGCCGTGGCCAGCAAGAGGATCAACAAGAAGACCAGC
This window harbors:
- a CDS encoding TatD family hydrolase → MSSKKNISMPETFGLPTVGVETHAHLDFPEFAEDLDQVVARAQAAGVVWFGNVFLSPSAYRLHHRRLAAIPGMFFTLGIHPHEAATLTTEMLADMAALFQDDPGLRAFGEIGLDFYWDRSPRDAQVRAFQDQLALARDLDLPVVVHSREAEPETLAILRNMGFAGRPLLWHCFGQGRDLAEAVLTNGWHISIPGPVTFPKSSALRQAVPHIPLSRMVLETDCPFLTPHPFRGKRNEPAYLCYTAQAVAELRNQSIHEVWSACGATARAFFQLAT